The segment CTACAACGCGTTGCTAATcccgatatatatcttgtggaaaagatattgaagAAGAGAGGggatgaagtttttgtgaaatggttgggattcgatagttcacggaattcttggatacataaaaataatgtattgtaaaaatataacaaatattatataaagtttacatatataaatatatataatattcaaatatatacactttttttcttttttacaacggTATTCTGTAATGCCCCCATGGTAGCGTATCGATACTTTTAGGTATTATATACCGTTTATTATgtggacttagagcaatttttttctgccgcatggtatatactttatgcatttttgatcttatactcGATTGCTGTCGCGTCATTTCAAttccttcgttcaaacactgcATGTAATCGTCAAATGTTATCGTTTTCGCGACGACGCTATTCTTGACaccttttatctttttcgtatccttttTACCATCTATTTTtagcgcatacatttttgctctaagcccgacaaattctgtcattatcataccgttgttttcatccttcatcagacccggtacctttttattcacgagcggtataccgtacgcattgtctatcgcatagtcgctcgtgtcGAACTTGCCGATGTCGcgcttcatattctcgtacacgtcttcgcactcaatgtgatatatgagactatccgtgtcggtgtacatgactttacatttttctttatacattggaatcatgtaatcgtgatgaaattcgtacaaacacatcttggatacatcaagtatacacatacctacatagattggtttgtaaaacttcacctcgagtctacgcaattccacagcgattaaattttccgaaaaaacgctcctgctatgaaaatttggtttcgcgatcattgcctctgcgccgtacctatcgtcccattttgttataagtttTACATTTACGCGATTGCgtacattttccatcgttttgccaaaaactgcattattcattaatttgtataaattcttttcaaaatcatttttcgccattgttctaaattgcgtgtttaattcaatatatgtacgtaaccatggagattgcgcgaattgtaatatgcgatgaatttttgtaacgtgAAGACCGTGTCGCGTACATTGCTGCagattgcggtagtgtattacgtatcgtttcttatcgtataaggtcgcgagcaacttgttctctctcttgtcgGGTGGTTTGTCACGCGTCGAGCAAAACGGTAAGTCAGTATGCGCGTCGTGAAGATGTTGCGggtactcgagatcgacttcgaggatatagcctgtaggcgaatcggacgcgatcgatgatagatcaaaattgt is part of the Anoplolepis gracilipes chromosome 2, ASM4749672v1, whole genome shotgun sequence genome and harbors:
- the LOC140676597 gene encoding uncharacterized protein, encoding MAKNDFEKNLYKLMNNAVFGKTMENVRNRVNVKLITKWDDRYGAEAMIAKPNFHSRSVFSENLIAVELRRLEVKFYKPIYVGMCILDVSKMCLYEFHHDYMIPMYKEKCKVMYTDTDSLIYHIECEDVYENMKRDIGKFDTSDYAIDNAYGIPLVNKKVPGLMKDENNGMIMTEFVGLRAKMYALKIDGKKDTKKIKGVKNSVVAKTITFDDYMQCLNEGIEMTRQQSSIRSKMHKVYTMRQKKIALSPHNKRYIIPKSIDTLPWGHYRIPL